A segment of the Candidatus Methylomirabilota bacterium genome:
GCTTCAACGACGAAGTGGCACACTTCGCCGGGGAGCGCCTGCGCGAGCTCGACGCGGCCGGCGCGCGCCGGCGGTGCCTGGCCGTTGGCGCGCGGGCCGAAGCTCGCCTGGCCGCCCTGGGGGAGGCGGTGGACGAGCGGCTCTTCCTGCCGGGGTCGGTGAGCGGCCTGGCGGCGCTGGCCCAGGCCGTGCTGGTCCAGATCGACACCTGGGGCACCGTCGAGGGTCCGGGCCGGGTGCTGCTGATCCACCAACGGCGCACCGGCGAGGCCGTCGCGGTTCCACACATGCGTCAGCTCTTGCCGCTCAGCCGGGAGCGATTGCGCAATCTCGCCGCCCGGCGCTGGCCCTCCCGGCGCCTGCCGATGTTCACCATGGACGCCGAGCGGCTGTGGCCGGCGGTCATCCGGCAGTACCTGTTCAGCTCGGTGTACCGGGCGGCGGCGGAGTCGCTGGCCAGCGAGCACGCAAGCCGGCTCGCCTCGATGCAGGCCGCCGAGCGGAACATCGAGGAGCACCTCGAGGAGCAGCAGGCGGAGTTTCGACGCCGGCGACAGGAAACCATTACCGAGGAACTCCTCGACATCGTGAGCGGGTTCGAGGCGTCGGCGAGCGTCTCGAGGGGGGCGTACGGGGGATGACCATGCGCCGTCCTCTGGCCCGTCTCGTCGTTATCCCGTTACGGAGGTGAGCGTCATGGACATCGTGACTCGGGAAGACCTCGAGCAGCTCTGGAGCTGAAGGGGACGGGTCGGATGGTGAACGACGTGGGAACGATGGTGCCGGCGGCCTGGGACGGTCGCATCGAGCGGGTCTGGGCCCTTTGCCCCGGCCACGAGGACGATCGAGATCGGCGCCGGGGGACGGTGTACGCCGTCCCCTCCGCAGAGATGCCCGACGACGCGCCAGGGGCCGCGGTCCTTCGGTATTGAGCACGGGCGCCCGTACCCGAGGACAGGCTCAGGGATGTCCGCTTCGATGAGTCTCTAGGGCTCCAGGCCGCGGCACGGCCCGAGCACGGTCATGAGCAGGATTCCGCGGCGCGCCTCCCGCGCGCTTCCGATGCTCACCTTCGGTCGCCGGCGAGACTGGAGCCCCTCGGTCAGCGGGGGCGGTGGGGGGCCGCCAGCCGGGCGGCGCCCAGCGCCGAGCGGCGAGGACGGCGTCCGCATGCGAGCGGGTGTCTCCGGCGCTTTTGGCCCGGACGCTCGAGGTGTCGGGCCCGCGAGACGCCGTTTCAGCGCGCGCACGAGAGCGTTGAGCAAGGGCACGAGCACAAAGACAGCGGCGAACATAAGAATCTGCTCGAGGGTCACAGTCAGCCCTCCCCCTGGGTGCTCGAACCCGTCCGACGAGGTACCGTGCGCTATTTTCTCGGAGCCGGAGGCGGCTCCTCGGGCGCGTCCGCGATCGACTCGCGCATCTGCGTATCGGCCTGGACGTTCTTCATCCGGTAGTAGTCCATGACCCCGAGATGCCCCTGGCGGAAGGCCTCGGCCATCGCACGCGGCACCTCGGCCTCGGCCTCGACGACGCGGGCGCTCATCTCCTGCTCAAGCGCGACGGCCATCGCGCGCCGCTCCTCGGCCTTGGCCTGGGCGATCTGCTTGTCGGCGTTGGCCTGGTCGATCTGCAGCTTGGCTCCGATGTTCTCGCCCACGTCGACGTCGGCGATGTCGATGGACAGGATCTCGTAGGCGGTCCCGGCGTCCAGACCCTTGGTCAGCACGTGCTTGGAGATGTGGTCCGGGTTCTCGAGCACGTCCTTGTGGGTCGCCGCCGAGCCGATCGTGCTGACCATGCCCTCACCGACCCGGGCGATCACGGTCTCCTCGCCGGCGCCGCCCACGAGGCGGTCGAGGTTGGTCCGGACCGTCACCCGACAAATCGCGTGGAGCTGGATGCCGTCCTTGGCCACGGCCGCGATGCGGGGCGTCTCGATCACCTTGGGGATCACGGACATTTTCACCGCGGCCAGCACGTCGCGCCCGGCCAGGTCGATGGCTGCGGCCCGCTTGAAGGGCATCACGATGTTCGCCTTGTCCGCCGAGATCATCGCGTTCACCACGCTCACGAGATTCCCGCCGGCCAGGTAGTGCGCCTCGAGGTCGTTCACCGGCACGTCCAGCCCCGCCTTCACCGCGCTGATGCGCGCCGTGATGACGGTGCCTGGCGGCACGCGACGAAGGCGCATGCCGATGAGCGTGAAAAGCCCCGCGTAGGCGCCGGAGGCCCAGGCGGCGACCCATAAGCGGACCGGGATCAAATAGAGGAGGACGGCGAGGGCGCCGACCACCAGGAGCAACAGCACCACGGCTCCGAACGCACCCGTCTCGATGCCGGCCATGGCTCAGTCCTTTCTGCGAAGCCGCCGCACGACGATCCGGTTGCCGTCCACCCGGACGACCGTGATCGGCTCGCCCGCGTCGATGAATTCCCCGTCCGACACGACGTCCACCCGCTCACCCTCGATGTCGCCTATCCCGGCCGGCCGCAACGTCGAAGCCGCCGTTCCCCGCTTGCCGAGCCAGGTGTGGTCCGTTTCCGGCGCCGACGCGAACCCCTCGCCCGCCGCCAGCTCGGTCTCGAGGACGAGTCGTCGGCCGAACGGCAGTCGGGGGAGGAGACGCAGCAGGGCCAGGGAGACCGCAATCGCCAGCAGCAGCGACACCGCGACCTGCCCCACTGCAATGATGATGACCTCCCAGGTGGCCCCGGCACCGACGAGGCTGAGTCCCAGGCCGCCGAGGAGGGTGACGAGCCCGAGGATGCCGATGACCCCGAAGCCTGGCGTCACGAAGAGCTCGATTGCCAGAAGGATGACGCCGGCGCCGACGAGGAGCAACTCCTCCCAGCCGGCCAGCCGGACGAGCCAGTGGCCCCAGAAGAAGAGCGCGAGGCTGAGGATACCGAGCGCGCCGGGCACGCCGAAGCCCGGCGTGCGAATCTCCACGATGATCCCGAGGATGCCGATCGTCATCAAGAGCGAGCTGACCACCGGGTGGGTCAGGAAACGCACCAGCGTCTCGGCCCAGGTCTGCGTCGCCTGGCGTACCTCCGCGCCGGCGAGGTCGAGCGACTTTAGGACGGCGGGGAGGCTGTCCGCGCGAAAATCCGCGAGGCTGTGCCTCAAGGCCTCCTCGGTGGTGAGCGTGAGAAGCTTTCCCTTGTCGACGATTCCGGGAATCTCGACATCGGCATCCACCATGGCTTCGGCGAGCAGGGCCGGCCGCTTGCGGTTCTCGGCGGTGGCGCGGAATTCCTTGCGCATATAGGAAACGGTCTTCTCCGCCACGGGCCGGGCCGGCGCGCCCGGCGGTCCGATCTCCACCGGCGTGGCCGCCCCGATGGTCCCGCCGTCTGCCATCGCGATCGTCTCGGCGGCCAGGCTGATGAGGGCGCCGGCGGAGATCGCCCGCTTGTTGACGAACGCCACGGTGCGGACGCGCGCGCCGAGTAGCGCGTCGCGGATGAGGACGGCGGCATCCACGCGCCCGCCGAAGGTATTGATATCGAGGATGACCACGGCGGCATCCGCCGTCGCCGCCTCATCGAGCACGCGGCCGACGAACGGCGCGAGCCCGAGGTCGATGAGACCCTCGATCCGCGCCACGAGGACCACCGGCCTGGTGGCGGTCCGTGGCGCCTCGGTTGCGGCCGTCACGGTCAGCGAGGCGAGCAGCCCAAAGCTCGCGAGGAGGACCTCCACGGGTGGGCGCCGCCGGGCGTTGGGACGTGTCATTGGCGGTCTCGTCCTGATCGATGGCCGCCGCCAGTTTCGTCCATCCCATCTCCTCGCAGATGGCCTCGCTGTTGGTCGCCCGCCACCGCCGGCCGCCGTCGGACGTCGTGCACGTGGAGGGTCGGTAAGGCCGGGCGCAGGGTCGGGGCCGAGGTGGAGGGTCCGTGAAACAAGGAGCAGTGACCTCCCGGGACGTGGCGTCGCTGCCCCAGAGGCACCGACGACCGTCTCCTCGACCCTTCCGCGCATTCGCCGCCCCGCAAGCTCCGGGCGGGTGGTCGCTGGCGTTGCCCATTCTACCGCGGCCACGAGGCCGGCGGCGGACACAGTGGTCAGCGGTGGTCGGGCGCGACGGGGTGCTCGCTCGGCAAGATCACGTCGGGAGGCAGCGGAATCGCGTACAGCCGCTCGACCAGGGCGGCGCGCCGCTCCAGGACCGCACGCTGGTTGATGTAGCCCTTGTCGGTGATCTCGTCGGCGTCGATCGACGGAGGTTCGGTAAGGATCAGGGCACGGGCCGGGCAGGTGGACGTCCCTATGGACCGGGCGGCCAGGCTTGCCAGCGCGACGGCGATCCTCGTCCGGGCCGCCGCGGGCTCGAGGTCCCGGCTCACCAGCGGGTTGAGAAACAGCAGCGCCCCGACCTCGTCGCGGTCGTGACCGGTGATGACCGCGTCCTGGATGAGCGGGCTTCCGGCGGCGATCAGCGCGATCCGGAGCGCCGCGACGTGCACCCAGGTGCCGGTGCTGAGCTTGAAGTCCTCCGCCACCCGTCCGTCGAACACGAGGCCCTGGGCGGGGTTGCCGGCCTCGGCGAACTTCACGGCGTCGCCGATCCGGTAGTAGCCCTCCTCGTCGAAGGCCTCCTTCGTGAGGTCGGGACGTCGAAAGTAGCCGGGTGTGACGTGTGGCCCGCGCACCCGCGCCTCCAGCTTGCCCCCGGCGGGCACGAGCTTGAGCTCACAGCCCGGCACGGGGAGCCCGATCAGGCCGGCCCGGTCGATCGGGGCGTGCACCTGCGTGGCCAGGGGCGACGTCTCCGTGGAGCCCCACGCCGAGAGCATGGCTACCCCGCCGGCCCCTTCGAGGGCCGCCAGCCGCCGGAGGCGATCCCAGAGAGGCTGCGAGAGCGCCGCGCCGGCGTAGAAGAGGACGTCGAGGCGGCTGAAGAAGTTGCGCCGGAGGGCGGCATCCGATTCCAAGAATGGCAGCAGCAGGTCGAAGCCCCTCGGCACGTTGAAGTACATGGTGGGGGCGATCTCGCGGAGGTTGCGCGCGGTGGTCTCGACGAGGCCGGGCGCGGGCTTGCCGCCGTCCACGTACAGCGTGCCGCCGTTCCGGAGCACCATGTTGAAGTTGTGGTTGCCGCCGAAGGTGTGATTCCAGGGAAGCCAGTCCACGAGGACGGGAGGACGCTCCTCGACGAACGGCCAGCCGTGGGCGAGCATCTCCTGGTTGGCGCAGAGCATCCGGTGCGTGTTGATGACCCCCTTGGGAGTGCCCGTCGAGCCGGAAGTGAAGAGGATCTTCGCGACCGTGTCCGGACGGAGCCGTGCGAACGCCTCGTCCACGCGAGCAGTGGGACGGCTGTCCAGGAGCTCGGCCAACGGCGTGGAGGTGGCGCCGATGGCGTTCAGCGCGGGCGCGAACCTCTCGGGATCCGCCGTCCACGCCAGTCCCGGTCGGATCAGGTCAGCGATGAATTTCAGCTTACCGAAATCCCGGGACATCAGCGAGTAGGCGGGGGACACTGGCGCCACCGGCACCCCGACGTGCATCGCGCCGAGCGCGAGCAGCGCGTGGTCCACGCTGTTGTCGGAGAGGATGACCACAGGCTGCTCGGCGTGCAGCCCCCGATCGAGCAGGGACTGGCCGATCCGCCGCACGGTGTCGAGCGCCTGGCGATAGGTGACGGTACGCCAGGCGTCGCCGGCCCGTTCGGCCAGGAACGTCTGGTCCGGGCGCCGCTCGGCCCACCGGACGAGCCACTCGCCGACGGCACGGGCGTGGGAGGTCAGCGACGCGGGGCAGCGCAGAATTACGGCCCCGTCCGGGCGGTGCTGCACCTCGACGCGGGCGGGCGCGAATGGCAAGACGGCGTCGCGGCGCGGGGCCACGGATGGTGATCATACCGGCGCGGCGGTGGCCCGGCAATCGTTCACGACGACTATGGCTGATCTATAATTCGCGTACCCAGCAAGGAGGGTATATGGACCGCCGCACGATTCTCAAGGCCGCCGGCGCCGGTGCCGCCGTCGCCGGCTTTCCCGTCGTTCTCCGCGCTCAGCCCAAGAGTTTCAAGATCGGCGTCGTCCATCCGGTGACCGGTCCGCTGGCCGAGCCCGGACAGGCCTGCCGGCTCGGCGCCCAGATGGCCGCCGAGGCCATCAACGCGGCCGGCGGCATCAAGTCGCTGGGGGGAATGAAGCTCGAGCTGCTGGTCGGCGACACTCAGACCAAGCCCGACGTGGGACGCGCCGAAGCCGAGCGCGTCGTCAACCAGGGCGCGCAGATGCTGGTGGGCTCGTTCGACTCGGGCTCTACCGCGGCCATGGTGCCGGTCGCCCAGCAACGGCGTATCCCCTTCCTGGTGGACATCGCGGCCGCCGATCCGATCACCGCGAACGTGGCGAAGTCGGTGAAGGAAGGCCAGCAGAAGGTGCAGTACGTCTACCGCAACTTCCCCACCGGCTCGCAGTTCGGCCGCAAGGCGGTGCAGTACTTCACGGAAATCTTCAAGGCCGCCGGAGTGTCGCCCAAGCGGGTCGTGCTGATGTACTGCAACGATTTGTTCGGGCAGAATCAGGCCCGCGGTTTCCAGGCGGCGCAGAAGGCGGCCAAGGCCCCCTGGGAGATCGTGGACGTGATCCCGTGGCCGGAGCCTCCCTCGGATCTCTCCACCGAGGTGTCCCGGGCCAAGGCGGCCAGGCCCGACGTCATCTCCCCGATCACGCGCCCGGCCAGCGCCCAGCTCCTGCTGCCGGAGATCCGCAAGCAGCGCGTCGAGATCCTGGGGATCGTCGGGCCGGGCAGCCCGGGGCTCTACGAGGCTGGCCAGCTCGCCGCCCTCAAGGAGGACCTGGAGTACGTCCTGACCAGCGTGCCCTGGGCGAACTTCAAGAACCGGAAGACCGTCGCCGTCGCCGACGAGTACCGCAAGCGCTCCGGGGGCAAGACCTTCGACACGAACTCGGGCTACTCCTACGACGCCATGCTGATCATTGCCGACGTCCTGGAACGAGCCAGGTCCACCGACCCTGACGCCATCGTGGGCGCGCTCAAGCAGACCAATTTCACGGACGGGCTCATGCAGTATGGCGGCCCCGTCGTCTTCAACGAGCTCGGCGACAACCCGAACGCCGTTCCCACGATGATCCAGATCCTCGGCCAGAAGCCGGTGGCGGTGTGGCCGCGAGAGGCCGCAGTTCAGAAGTTCGTGTTCCCCAGGCCCCGAGCCTAGCGGCCGGTCGCTCGGCAACGCTCAGCGATGGACCCCGTGCTCGTCGGCCAGGGGCTGCTGAGCGGGGTCCTGTTCGGCGGCGTCTACAGCCTCATGGCCGTCGGCCTCACCCTCATCTTCGGCGTGATGCGGGTGGTGAACTTCGCCCACGGCGACATGATGGTGTGGGGGATGTACCTGGCCTTCGTTCTGGCCACGCGCGCCGGGGTGGATCCCTACCTGGGGTTCGTCCTCTGCGCGGCCGCGCTCTTCGGGCTGGGGCTCGCCGTCCAGCGAGGGCTCGTCGACCGGGTAGTCGACGCGCCGCACGAGATGCAGATCCTCCTGATGCTCGGGGTGGCGCTGGTGCTGGAGAACACGGCCCTCCTCGCCTTCGGACCCGAGCCGGCGCGGGTGCGCACACCGCTGGCCGCCGTCACCTGGTTCGTGGGCCCGCTCTACGTCGACGTCGCCCGCCTGCTGGCCTTCGTCGTGGCCGTAGTCTTGACGGGGCTGCTTTACGCCTTTCTCTTCCGCACCGATCTGGGGCGCACCATCCGCGCCGCCGCCGACAACGTCTATGGCGCCCTGGTGATCGGCACTGACGTGCGGCGCGTGTACGCGGTGGCTTTCGGCGTGGGGGCGGCCTGCGTGGGGGCCGCCGGCGCCCTGGTCTCTCCCATCCTGCCTTTTCAGCCGAGCACGGGCCTGACCCTGTCGATCACCTCGTTCAATATCGTCATCATCGGCGGCATGGGCAGTCTGCCGGGCGCCTTCGTCGGCGGCCTGCTCGTGTCCGTCGCCGAGTCGCTGGGCGCTGTCTTCCTCCGGCCTTCGCTGAAGGAACTTGTCAGCTTCTCCCTCTTGATCCTCATCTTACTGCTCCGGCCGGCGGGCCTCTTCGGCCGGCGCGCGCCATGAGGTGGGGTGCTCTCGTCGCCGTCGCGGTGCTGGCTGCCCTGCCGGCGGTGCTCTCCTCCTACTTGATCACGATCTTCATCCTGATCTTCTTCTACGCCTACCTGGGGCAGGCCTGGAACCTCGTGGGCGGCTACGCCGGCCAGCTGTCGGCCGGCCACGCCGCCTACGTCGGGATCGGCGGCTACACCTCCGCGGTGCTGTCCCTGCAGTGGGGCATCACCCCCTGGATCGGGATGCTGGTGGGGGCGGCGCTGGCCGCGCTGCTGGGCGGCGTCATCGGCTACCTCGGGTTCCGCTTCGGCCTGCGCGGCTTCTACTTCGTGCTGCTCACCGTGGCCTTCGCCGAGATCTGCCGGATCGCCGTGTCCAACGTCGAGGTTCTGGGTGGGGCGCTCGGCCTGTACATCACGTTCACGGGCGACCCCCGACAGTTCCAGTTCCAGGACAACCGCGCCTACTACTACATCGCGCTGATCCTGATGCTGGTGGCCACCGGGCTCACGCGCTGGCTGGAGGGCCGACGGTTCGGAATCTACCTGACCGCCGTCCGGGAGGACGAGAGCGCCTCGGAAGCCCTGGGCGTGGACAGCTTCCGCTACAAGCTCATCGCCATGGTCCTCTCGTCGTTCCTGACCGGCCTGGGCGGCACGTTTTACGCGTTCTACCTCTTCTCGCTCCAGCCGAACGCCCTCTTCGGCATCCCCCTCTCGGTGGAGATCATCATCCGACCCATCGTGGGTGGCTCGGGCACCGTGCTCGGCCCCGTCCTCGGCTCCTTCATCCTCACCCCGCTCGGCGAGATCTCGCGCTACTACTTCGGCCAGGGCGGCTGGCACGGCGCCCACCTGATCGCGTACGGCGTGCTCCTGATCGTGGTGGTGCTCTTCCTCCCTCAGGGCGCCTACCCGGTTGTACGCCGCCTGTTCGCGCGGCGGGCCGCGTGAGCTTGCTGGCCGTCGACCGGTTGGCCAAACGCTTCGGAGGCCTGCAGGCCGTGCGCGACCTGAGCTTCGAGGTGGCCGACGGCGAGATCGTCTCGCTCATCGGCCCCAACGGGGCGGGGAAGACGACCGTCTTCGGGATGATCTCGGGGTTCCTCACCCCCGATGCCGGGGACATTCGCTTCCGCGGCCGCTCCATCATCGGTCTCGCCCCCCACCGGACCTGCGCCCTGGGCATCGTCCGGACGTTCCAGATCATGCGGCCGTTTCCGCGGCTGACCGTGCTGCGCAACGTCGTGATCGGGGCGCTCGGCCGCCGCGCCGACCCGGGCCAGGCGCACACTCGCGCCCTGGACGTGCTAGCCCGTGTGGGCCTGGCCGCCCGGCGGGATCAGCCGGCCGGCAGCCTGACGCTGGCCGACCGTAAACGCCTGGAGCTGGCCCGCGCGCTGGCCACCGAGCCGGCGCTGCTGCTGCTGGACGAGGTGATGTCGGGGCTGACCGCCACCGAGACCGAACGAATGGTCGAGCTCATCCGCGCCATCAACGCCGGCGGGGTCACCATCCTGCTCATCGAGCACGTGATGCGGGCGGTGATGTCCCTTTCCCAGCGGATCATCGTCCTGAACTACGGCGAGCGTATCGCGGCCGGGTCCCCCGAGGCGGTGGCCCGCGACCCGCGCGTGATCGAGGCCTACCTGGGCGAGTCCGAGGAGCGGTGAGCCCGCTCCTCCGGCTCGACGGCGTGGAGGTCACCTACGGCGACATGACGGCCGTCGCCGGCGTGTCGCTGGAGGTCTTCGCGGGCGAGATCGTGGCGCTGATCGGCTCGAACGGGGCAGGCAAGACCACCACCCTGCGGGCGATCGGCGGGCTCCTGCGCCCGCGGCGAGGCCGTATCGAGCTGGACGGCGAGCCGATCGCCGGCCTCACCTCCGCCCAGATCGTCGGCCGGGGCATCGCCCACGTGCCCGAAGGCCGCCAGCTCTTTCCCACGCTCACGGTGGTCGACAATCTGGAACTGGGCGCGCGCACGCCAGAGAGCCGTCGCCGACGCGCCGAGAGCCTGGCCCGTGTCTTCGCGCTCTTTCCGCGCCTGGCCGAGCGGCGCGACCAGGTCGCCGGCTCGCTGTCCGGCGGCGAGCAGCAGATGTGCGCTATCGGGCGGGCGCTGATGGCTCGGCCCCGACTGTTGATGCTCGACGAGCCCTCGTTGGGGCTCGCCCCGGTCATCGTCGGCGCCATTTTCGACAACCTGCGTGTGATCAACCGGGAAGGCGTCACGATTCTCCTCGTGGAGCAGAACGTGGCGCGCGCGCTGCGGCTCTCTCACCGCGGCTACGTCATCGACAACGGCGCGATCACGCTCTCGGGGCTCAGTGTGACGCTCCTCGCCGACGAGCGCGTGCGGAGCGCGTTTCTCGGACGGTGAAGCGTCCCTGGATGTTGCTGGCATCGGGCAAGGAGGAGCTGACCACCCCTCAGCCTGCGGCTGTGTCTTCGCCCCACTAACGTCCCGGATTGCTTCATGCCACGGATGTGAACGGTCTGGCATCTGCCATGCACAAGACTGGCCCATGAGGGTCGGCGACCAGTAACGCCGCAATAGTGCGGTCGACAATCCGGCACGTGTCGACAATCAGTCACGCGTCGACAACCTGTCACAAAGGAAGGGGCAAAGACACATGGTGATGTTCTGGCGGACACGAATCGGAAACGCACGAGGCTTCACTCTGATCGAGCTGATGATCGTCATCGCGATCATCGGCATCCTGGCGGCCATCGCGATTCCGATGTACGCCAACATGCAGGCCCGCGCCCGCGTGGCGAAGGCCCAGTCCGACCTGCGTGGTCTGTATTCCGCGCTCACGGCGGTGGCCGCCCACTGCGGCGATGTGCCGTCCGGCGGCTTCCCCGTCGCTGGCCCGCCGACCTCGGTCTCGTTCTCCCCGGCGGGCGCGAACTGTGTCGGTGGCGTCAACAACGCCGGCGACCTCTCCGTGCTTGGCGGCATCCTGAGCGATAGCAACGGCACCCCGGCCGGCCCCTTCTATCAGGGCTCGATGACGGCCCCTGTGGGCTGGACGTACACGTACACCCGGGGAGCCACCGCCGGGACGTTCACGCTCGTGGGCGCGAGCCCGGGCGATCTGCCGAGCGGCAACGTTCAGTACCCCTGAGCTGACGTCAACCTGTGGGCCGCCGGGATAACCCGGCGGCCGTCCGCCTCAGCAGGTATCCCCGGCTGTCCTGACCGCCCGGCTACGCACGCGGTGGGAGTTGAACACGTTCCCGGCTGCACCGACAATGCTGGGCATGGCGCCTCCGGAGTCTCAGCCCCGGGCTCGACGGCTCCTCCGGCTGGTCACCGGGGTCCCGTTTCTCGTTACCGTGGCCGTCGTGGCGGTCCTGGCCGTAGGGTACGCGCTCGCCGGCTTCTTCCTGGCGCCCCGGCTGATCGCCAGCTATGTGCCGCGATACGCCCAGGAGCAGCTCAAGCGGCGCGCGGAGATCGGCGAGGTCCGGGTGAACCCGCTGCTGTTCAAGCTGGAGATCAGGGACTTCCGCCTGCAGGAGGCCGATGGCCGGCCCCTGCTGGGCTTCGACCGCCTCTTCGTCGACTTCCAGCTCGCGAGTCTCTTCCGATGGGCGTGGACCTTCGCCGAGGTCCAGCTCGAGGGGCCTCGGGTGGATGTGATCCTGAGCGCCGACGGACGGCTGAACCTGGCCGAGCTGGCGGACACCTTCCCCCAGGACGAGCCAGCGGCGCGCCCCGAGCCGGAGGCCCCGCGGCGCATGCTGCTGCAGCATGCGGTGGTGAGCCGCGGTGTCGTGTCCTTCACGGACCTGTCGGGGAGCAGCCCCCAGACGGCCTCCCTCGACCCCATCGACATCGAGCTGCGAGACATCACGACGGTGCCCGAGCGCCCGGGGCCCTACGCGATCTCGGCGACGCTGGCCGGCGGCGGCGTGGTGGGCTGGGACGGCGAGGTCTCCCTGGTCCCGCTCAGCTCGACGGGCCGCCTGGAGCTGCGCGGCTTCCCGCTGGCCACGGCCTGGCGCTTCGTCCAGGACGACATCGCCCTAGCCGAGCCGGCCGGCCGGCTCGACGCCGATTTCACCTATCAGTTCGCCTATCGCGACAGGGCGACGACGCTGAAGATCGACGGCCTCGACGTCTCCGTAGCCGGGCTGAGCCTCACCGCGCGCGGTGAACGGACGCCGCTGCTCTCTCTGGAGAGAAT
Coding sequences within it:
- a CDS encoding prepilin-type N-terminal cleavage/methylation domain-containing protein codes for the protein MFWRTRIGNARGFTLIELMIVIAIIGILAAIAIPMYANMQARARVAKAQSDLRGLYSALTAVAAHCGDVPSGGFPVAGPPTSVSFSPAGANCVGGVNNAGDLSVLGGILSDSNGTPAGPFYQGSMTAPVGWTYTYTRGATAGTFTLVGASPGDLPSGNVQYP
- a CDS encoding ABC transporter ATP-binding protein, which gives rise to MSPLLRLDGVEVTYGDMTAVAGVSLEVFAGEIVALIGSNGAGKTTTLRAIGGLLRPRRGRIELDGEPIAGLTSAQIVGRGIAHVPEGRQLFPTLTVVDNLELGARTPESRRRRAESLARVFALFPRLAERRDQVAGSLSGGEQQMCAIGRALMARPRLLMLDEPSLGLAPVIVGAIFDNLRVINREGVTILLVEQNVARALRLSHRGYVIDNGAITLSGLSVTLLADERVRSAFLGR